The Glycine soja cultivar W05 chromosome 3, ASM419377v2, whole genome shotgun sequence genome window below encodes:
- the LOC114406084 gene encoding ferritin-2, chloroplastic-like: MALSCSKVSSFSLSPVVGGGDVFKNLTFSSFSLSFSNKRVGGIKNLRVRAAASNAPAPLAGVIFEPFQELKKDYLAVPIAHNVSLARQNYADESESAINEQINVEYNVSYVYHSLFAYFDRDNIALKGLAKFFKESSEEEREHAEKLIKYQNIRGGRVVLHPITSPPSEFEHSEKGDALYAMELALSLEKLTNEKLLHVHSVADRNNDPQLADFIESEFLYEQVKSIKKIAEYVTQLRLVGKGHGVWHFDQRLLHDEDL; this comes from the exons atggcCCTTTCTTGTTCCAAAGTttcaagcttttctctctcaccCGTTGTGGGTGGTGGTGATGTTTttaaaaatctcactttttcttccttttctttgagTTTTTCTAATAAGCGTGTTGGTGGAATCAAGAACTTGAGGGTGCGTGCTGCTGCTTCAAACGCACCAGCTCCACTCGCTGGGGTCATATTTGAACCCTTTCAAGAGCTAAAGAAGGATTATCTTGCTGTCCCAATTGCACACAATGTTTCCTTGGCTCGTCAGAACTATGCTGATGAGTCCGAATCTGCAATCAACGAGCAGATCAA TGTGGAATACAACGTTTCCTATGTGTACCATTCCTTGTTTGCGTACTTCGACAGAGACAACATAGCTCTCAAGGGACTTGCCAA GTTCTTCAAGGAATCAagtgaagaagagagagagcATGCTGAGAAGCTTATAAAGTATCAG AACATTCGTGGTGGACGAGTGGTGCTGCACCCTATCACAAGTCCTCCCTCAGAATTTGAGCATTCGGAAAAAGGGGATGCCTTGTATG CCATGGAACTAGCTCTTTCTTTGGAGAAGTTGACAAATGAGAAACTTCTGCATGTTCACAGT GTGGCAGATCGTAACAATGATCCTCAACTAGCAGACTTCATTGAGAGCGAGTTCTTGTATGAGCAG gttaaatcaattaaaaagatTGCAGAGTATGTGACTCAACTGAGATTAGTTGGAAAGGGTCATG GTGTGTGGCACTTTGATCAAAGGCTTCTTCATGATGAAGATCTATAA